One genomic window of Helicobacter canis includes the following:
- a CDS encoding dynamin family protein has product MHTTTQPQSAPQSYADLSCARQELLQAFWQDILSSSSTHGTPATLEALLEYAYKLANVVGQIPPQAMAIVLSIDSSNFARYKQTQTFTHIMQALDAMLCASNLTSDSLVAMQALQCAILAYESPKRIQESLELMRHIIATGLCDIQRAKRLFTMLEICFSQDKKIAPSPESTSRNISTKVLEDEFSSIASALESAIPHTKPALDTAMAKLQNKGFSIGVAGVLSAGKSSFLNALLGKSVLGTSTIPETAALTILHYGQNERAEVEFFTPQELAQHKSSDTLTNEQKALLEMGQKAIACEELAHYTSANHKSGFYSLVKQVKLALPLAFLQNNVEIVDTPGLDDPVRIREELTKSYIQQCDMLIYVMNASCAATQKDMDFILESLIGGHLARILVVLTRADLLSGKELESSLNYTRQSLQQELQKARYDGDIQALLDSIDFIPVSSLFALGYKTDDKDIIAKAQAQGFTLEQTGLPKVQAYLESMLFGDNAPKQRDLLYSAYRGLLLELDTARQNIELQQRIMQANSEDRHKIAQELRDKNDELKESMHKAHKQLETLASDFMQYLHELLSLINAHLNAHIQRLFTQLYDDAIYEYAKNAKPSKERVESIINQSLQDSYHDLMREYKYKVAKKLRTLNELTLSTNASLPLDTPLAMPIITHPDNSAAITTLASTLALAVLELNNAHNKNSQEKLRASLQELLRTQLGDFTHLLTQENTRIQGLLEQSLAAYTKAQEDALQEMIAHNLSILESTLAKQSSPSDIQALESTFATIQSLHNEVQMILKALR; this is encoded by the coding sequence ATGCACACAACAACGCAGCCCCAATCCGCTCCGCAATCTTATGCAGATCTCTCTTGTGCTAGGCAGGAGCTTTTGCAAGCATTTTGGCAAGATATACTCTCTAGCTCTAGCACACACGGGACGCCTGCAACGCTTGAAGCACTCCTTGAGTATGCTTATAAGCTTGCTAATGTTGTAGGGCAAATCCCGCCCCAAGCTATGGCGATTGTTTTATCAATAGATTCTAGCAACTTCGCACGATATAAGCAGACACAGACATTTACACACATTATGCAGGCATTAGATGCTATGCTTTGTGCAAGCAATCTTACTAGCGATTCTCTAGTGGCTATGCAAGCTTTGCAATGCGCTATTTTAGCCTATGAGTCGCCTAAAAGAATCCAAGAGAGCCTAGAGCTTATGCGCCATATTATCGCCACAGGCTTATGTGATATACAACGAGCAAAAAGACTTTTTACAATGCTAGAGATATGTTTCTCACAGGATAAAAAGATCGCCCCTAGCCCAGAATCCACTTCGCGCAATATCTCTACCAAGGTTTTAGAAGATGAGTTTAGCAGCATTGCTAGCGCACTAGAATCCGCCATCCCACATACAAAACCAGCCCTTGACACAGCCATGGCAAAGCTCCAAAACAAGGGCTTTTCTATCGGTGTAGCCGGTGTGCTAAGTGCGGGGAAAAGCAGCTTTTTAAACGCACTATTAGGCAAGAGTGTGCTAGGCACCTCCACAATCCCAGAAACCGCCGCGCTTACTATCTTGCACTATGGGCAAAATGAGCGTGCGGAAGTGGAGTTTTTCACCCCACAAGAGCTTGCCCAGCATAAAAGCAGCGATACACTCACAAATGAGCAAAAAGCCTTGCTAGAAATGGGGCAAAAAGCCATAGCCTGTGAAGAGCTAGCCCACTACACTTCAGCCAACCACAAAAGTGGATTCTACTCTTTAGTCAAGCAGGTAAAGCTCGCTCTACCGCTGGCATTCTTGCAAAATAATGTCGAGATTGTCGATACGCCCGGGCTTGATGATCCTGTGCGCATCCGTGAAGAGCTTACAAAATCCTATATCCAGCAGTGTGATATGCTTATTTATGTGATGAATGCAAGCTGTGCGGCTACGCAAAAGGATATGGACTTTATCTTAGAATCGCTCATTGGTGGGCATTTAGCAAGGATACTTGTAGTGCTAACGCGTGCGGATTTGCTTAGTGGCAAAGAGCTAGAATCTAGCCTAAACTACACCCGCCAAAGCCTACAACAAGAGCTGCAAAAAGCACGCTATGATGGCGATATACAAGCCTTGCTAGATAGCATTGACTTTATCCCTGTTTCTTCACTTTTTGCCCTAGGGTATAAAACAGATGATAAAGACATCATCGCTAAAGCACAAGCACAGGGCTTTACACTAGAGCAAACAGGACTGCCCAAGGTGCAAGCCTACCTAGAATCTATGCTCTTTGGCGATAATGCACCCAAGCAAAGAGACTTGCTATATAGCGCGTATAGGGGACTGCTACTTGAGCTAGATACAGCAAGGCAAAATATAGAGCTACAACAGCGCATAATGCAAGCAAATAGTGAAGATAGACACAAAATAGCACAAGAATTGCGAGATAAAAACGATGAGCTAAAAGAGTCAATGCACAAAGCCCACAAACAGCTAGAGACATTGGCAAGCGATTTTATGCAGTATTTGCACGAGCTACTATCACTTATCAATGCCCACTTAAACGCCCATATACAAAGGCTTTTTACCCAGCTTTATGATGATGCTATCTATGAATACGCCAAAAACGCAAAGCCAAGCAAAGAACGCGTAGAATCCATAATCAACCAAAGCCTGCAAGATAGCTACCACGATCTTATGCGTGAATACAAATACAAAGTCGCCAAGAAGCTACGCACGCTCAATGAGCTCACACTCTCTACTAATGCCTCTTTGCCCCTAGATACACCCCTAGCAATGCCTATCATAACCCACCCAGATAACTCTGCTGCAATCACCACCCTAGCTAGCACCCTAGCCCTAGCCGTGCTAGAGCTTAATAACGCGCACAACAAAAACTCCCAAGAAAAGCTTCGCGCCAGCTTGCAAGAGCTTTTGCGCACACAGCTAGGAGATTTTACCCACTTGCTCACACAAGAAAATACACGCATACAAGGCTTATTAGAGCAAAGCCTAGCAGCCTATACCAAAGCACAAGAAGATGCCCTGCAAGAGA
- the nhaA gene encoding Na+/H+ antiporter NhaA — translation MQPTERNLEKLGLRDVFVNFLKSEAFGGVFLFFAAVLAMIMANSPLSEAYFNFWHMKLGVEIQGLMHPFPFLAHLGAQGEDGSIFIGFSMHHWISDVLMALFFLMVGLEIKREVLFGELASVKKALFPALAAVGGMLIPGAIYFGLNAGTPSAHGFGIPMATDIAFALGVIMLLKSRVPMALKVFLVTLAVVDDLGAIVVIALFYTSTLNYAYLGLAAVLICVLIALNKCGVRALAPYLCVGVVLWFAVHNSGIHATISAVALAFCIPVRPKFDLQDFTPYVGTMVDNFVRSKSDEQVFLNESQVRSLRDMRETIAQVQSPLGRLERALHPWSAYCIMPLFGFANAGVRLDDGIDFSALLSVDHIFLGVVLGLLIGKPLGIFLITFLCEKLGIASRPSGITWGEILGAGMLAGIGFTMSIFVSELAFKGVENAEQAAEISKIAILSGSLMSGIIGAAFLLLVAKIKDKVNK, via the coding sequence ATGCAGCCAACAGAGCGGAATCTAGAGAAGCTAGGATTGCGAGATGTGTTTGTCAATTTTTTAAAAAGTGAAGCATTTGGGGGGGTGTTTTTGTTTTTTGCAGCGGTGCTTGCGATGATTATGGCAAACTCCCCTTTGAGTGAAGCGTATTTTAACTTTTGGCATATGAAGCTAGGTGTAGAGATACAAGGGCTTATGCATCCATTTCCGTTTTTAGCGCATCTTGGCGCACAAGGAGAAGATGGCAGTATATTTATCGGCTTTAGTATGCATCATTGGATTAGCGATGTGCTTATGGCGTTGTTTTTCTTAATGGTTGGGCTAGAGATTAAGCGCGAGGTGCTTTTTGGCGAGCTAGCAAGTGTGAAAAAGGCGTTATTCCCAGCTCTTGCGGCAGTTGGCGGTATGCTTATCCCCGGAGCGATTTACTTTGGGCTAAATGCCGGCACACCTTCAGCACACGGCTTTGGAATCCCTATGGCGACAGATATTGCCTTTGCTCTTGGGGTGATAATGCTCCTTAAATCGCGCGTGCCTATGGCGTTGAAGGTCTTTTTGGTAACGCTTGCAGTGGTTGATGATCTAGGGGCGATTGTGGTGATCGCGCTGTTTTATACAAGCACTTTGAATTATGCGTATTTAGGCTTGGCAGCGGTGCTTATTTGTGTGCTTATCGCGCTTAATAAGTGTGGCGTTAGAGCGTTAGCTCCGTATTTGTGTGTGGGTGTGGTGCTGTGGTTTGCCGTGCATAATAGCGGGATCCACGCGACTATTTCTGCTGTGGCTTTGGCGTTTTGTATCCCTGTGCGCCCTAAATTTGATCTGCAAGATTTCACGCCGTATGTGGGCACGATGGTAGATAATTTTGTCCGTAGCAAGAGTGATGAGCAGGTGTTTTTAAATGAATCTCAAGTAAGAAGTCTCCGTGATATGCGTGAGACTATCGCACAAGTGCAAAGCCCACTTGGGCGACTAGAACGCGCCTTGCACCCGTGGAGTGCGTATTGCATTATGCCGCTATTTGGCTTTGCCAATGCGGGTGTGCGGCTTGATGATGGCATAGATTTTAGCGCGCTTTTAAGCGTGGATCATATCTTTTTAGGCGTGGTGTTAGGACTGCTTATCGGCAAGCCTTTGGGGATTTTCCTCATCACATTTTTATGTGAGAAATTAGGCATTGCCTCGCGTCCTAGTGGGATTACTTGGGGTGAGATTCTAGGGGCTGGTATGCTAGCAGGGATTGGCTTTACGATGTCGATTTTTGTATCCGAGCTTGCGTTTAAGGGTGTGGAGAATGCCGAGCAAGCAGCAGAGATCTCTAAAATCGCCATCCTTAGCGGCTCGCTTATGTCGGGTATTATTGGCGCGGCTTTTTTGCTCCTAGTCGCAAAAATAAAGGATAAAGTAAATAAATAG